The DNA window CGATGTTCGATGTAAGCCAATCTCGAATTACGCGCCCGCTGTGGTTACGACATTTGGGCTCTGGATTTCCTAACCATCTGAAGAAGCAGAGCTTTAGAATTTCACCAACAACTTCTTCGAAGTCCTCGCAGTGATCGTCGCCGGGCTGAACTAGTTCAAGTTTATGCTTGGCTTCATCCAGGCTGCGGACATACTCGTCAAACGAAACTCCTCCGGGCACGTCAGTAATAATCCCGGTTTGCTTGAGTGAAAATTCATCCTCTAACCTATCGATGACTAGCTCTTGAAGGCCTAAGGCTAACGAAAAGGTCTCGTGAACACAGACAAGTGTTGAAGATGTCACTTCAGGAACTTTCGATCCCGACGATCCCATCGATCGAGACATTAACTTTCCTTCGTTTAGGAGCCCGGCGAATCCAATCCGATACAGCAGCTCGGCAAATCGTTCTGGTGTCGCGAAATCGAAGAACCAGGGGCACAAATGACCAACTTTTGGGTCTGCAACTATTTTCGCAATAAGTGAGACAAGTCCATTGATCGTATACTTGTCGCCGAGACCGAAAAACAAGTTCAAGATGTAGTCGAGACGTGGGAAGTTTTCGGAGTATTCATCGGCCAAGTCCTTTAACCGATTATCGGCAAATCGCCTGCGGGCTTCCTGGAGATCCTCTATCTTGACTCGCGTATTATTTCTATGTTGAGCTAACTCGATCGCGAATTCCGAATATGCTAGCACATCCCTCGGCTTTGTCTGGCAAAAGCTAAACACTTTTTTCCATGACGGCTCGTCTTCAATCTTCTCAAAAAAGTGGTTCCAGGTAGTCCCGTCGATTGGCAACTTGGTATTCAAAGGCCTGTTGAGACGTTTTTCGATCATGGCTAAAAGGCTAGGGTTGCTCCACTCCAGAGACTCAACCCACGTTTCGAGCCTAGCGAATTCGGTTTCAGTTTCGCGAACGCGATCAAACATGTTCTCACGTAAAAATAGATACGGTCTAGCAGCTCTCGAATTAGCATTTAATTCGACGCAAGCATGCATAAGTGCTCTTAAGAAAAGTACGGCTTCATCTGTTCCGTCCCAAGAATCGTCAATACTATCGATAAGGATTGTAAACTCCTGGCGTTTAGTCTCGCATTTCGACTCCAAAAACGAGTACACCTCTTTCTTGCGTTTAGAGATTTTTCTCCAACGTCGCTCATCCCTTTGTTCAATCGCGGCAATCAAGTCGTCGAAAAAAGCGAGCAATCCATCATCGAAATCGAACTCTCCATTGTCTAGTTCTTTAGAAACAGTCTTTGGAACCTCGTAGTCATCGATTAACCCCTGTTCAATCCAGCTGCTCAAAATGCGGCAGCAAATCGCATACTCGAATGAAGCCACCAGGGAAGTGAAAACGCGAGAGTTCTCTTTCGCTAGAGTCAGAATGCTAACCTCCATAAACATCGGACACACTACCTCGGGGACGATCCGAATGTGGCTACGAGACTTGTTCTCCAGATG is part of the Roseiconus lacunae genome and encodes:
- a CDS encoding P-loop ATPase, Sll1717 family yields the protein MFMEVSILTLAKENSRVFTSLVASFEYAICCRILSSWIEQGLIDDYEVPKTVSKELDNGEFDFDDGLLAFFDDLIAAIEQRDERRWRKISKRKKEVYSFLESKCETKRQEFTILIDSIDDSWDGTDEAVLFLRALMHACVELNANSRAARPYLFLRENMFDRVRETETEFARLETWVESLEWSNPSLLAMIEKRLNRPLNTKLPIDGTTWNHFFEKIEDEPSWKKVFSFCQTKPRDVLAYSEFAIELAQHRNNTRVKIEDLQEARRRFADNRLKDLADEYSENFPRLDYILNLFFGLGDKYTINGLVSLIAKIVADPKVGHLCPWFFDFATPERFAELLYRIGFAGLLNEGKLMSRSMGSSGSKVPEVTSSTLVCVHETFSLALGLQELVIDRLEDEFSLKQTGIITDVPGGVSFDEYVRSLDEAKHKLELVQPGDDHCEDFEEVVGEILKLCFFRWLGNPEPKCRNHSGRVIRDWLTSNIARGGFWEAMRQRYNALSVLWECKNYEKLAPSDFLQTAGYLTPELGGLGIIAFRGDRSEKKHYFEHIQRASHQKQGNCIILLVNDQDLKTFVRQSIQGRYTDNHIRAIYDEVVRHIS